The genomic interval CTCCGTTTCGGTGAGGTAGCCCAGCCCCCCGTGGAGCTGCACCGCGTCCAGGCTCGTCTGCACCCAGGACTCGCTGACGTGAAGCTTGACGAGCGAGGCCTCGAACATGGCCGAGCGCCCCTGCTGCTTGAGCCACGCGAAGCGGTACAACATCCCCCGCGCGGTCTCGAGGCGCAGCTTCATCTCCACGAGCTTGTGGGAGATGGCCTGGAACCCGCCAATGGCCTTGCCGAACTGCTGGCGCTCCCGCGCGCGGCGGATGCAACGCTCCATCGTCCGCTCCATCGCGCCCAGCGCGGGTGCGAGGATGAGGCCGCGCTCGTACTCCATCATCTGCGAGAAGAGCGTCAGCCCCGCGCCCTCCTCACCCAGACGATTGGTGGCGGGAATCACACACGCCTCGAGCCGCAGCTCCCCCACGCTCGCCGTCCTCAACCCCATCTTGGGGACGGCGCGGTCCAGGTGAAGGCCCGGCTGTCTCTTCTCCACGAGGAAGGCGGTGAGCCCCTCGCTGCCCCGTGAGGGGTCTACCGTCGCGAAGACCACCAGCACGTCCGCGACGGGGCCATTGGTGACGAAGGCCTTGCGTCCCTGGAGGACGTAGGTGTCACCCTTGCGCGTGGCGGT from Myxococcus stipitatus carries:
- a CDS encoding acyl-CoA dehydrogenase family protein, with protein sequence MDFAWTPDERRMKTAAVAFARERLVFDLVTLDAQGSFNQEGWKRLASFGAAGFPIPRRYGGSELSLSVTAQALEGLGYACADNGLLFALGAHLWACTLPILMFGTEAQKERYLPGLARGKLMGGHAMTEPEAGSDVAALRTTATRKGDTYVLQGRKAFVTNGPVADVLVVFATVDPSRGSEGLTAFLVEKRQPGLHLDRAVPKMGLRTASVGELRLEACVIPATNRLGEEGAGLTLFSQMMEYERGLILAPALGAMERTMERCIRRARERQQFGKAIGGFQAISHKLVEMKLRLETARGMLYRFAWLKQQGRSAMFEASLVKLHVSESWVQTSLDAVQLHGGLGYLTETELEREVRDALGSRLYSGTSELQRELVARSMGL